A single region of the Populus nigra chromosome 2, ddPopNigr1.1, whole genome shotgun sequence genome encodes:
- the LOC133682089 gene encoding DNA repair protein RAD51 homolog 3 isoform X1, with the protein MDGLDGSNAILQQEQQQQSLNPKDWIAVDPQNAWDLLHEERSLMTRLTTSCADLDDILGGGISCKQVTEIGGVPGIGKTQLGIQLAVNVQMPSYCGGLGGKAIYIDTEGSFMGERAQEIAEACIEDISEYKRFLHKDSQACQGEIQGKDVLQNIYFFRICSYTEQIALINYLEEFISDHKDVKIVVIDSVAFHFRQGFEDLALRTRILGEMALKLVKLAKMCNLAVVLLNQVTTKYMEGSFQLSFSLGDRWSRCCTNRIILYWNRNERYAYIDKSPYLRPAAAPYSVTGRGIRNSAPHCKRTSYHETKAVLINSSPVLIIVWTHFLNCNLAIWSCRTVVVVVVKIIF; encoded by the exons ATGGATGGATTGGATGGAAGCAATGCTATTCTAcaacaagaacaacaacaacaaagccTCAATCCCAAAGACTGGATTGCAGTTG ATCCACAAAATGCCTGGGATCTGCTTCATGAAGAGAGGTCTTTGATGACACGCCTTACCACATCCTGTGCGGATTTGGATGACATCCTAGGTGGAGGAATAAGTTGCAAACAAGTTACAGAAATCG GTGGAGTACCAGGCATTGGTAAAACACAGCTGGG GATCCAACTTGCTGTCAATGTTCAAATGCCATCTTATTGTGGTGGCCTAGGAGGAAAGGCAATTTATATAG ATACAGAAGGTAGTTTTATGGGAGAGCGTGCTCAAGAAATTGCTGAAGCATGCATAGAGGACATTTCAGAATATAAAAGGTTCttacacaaggattcacaagcCTGCCAAGGTGAAATCCAGGGCAAGGATGTCCTACAAAACATATACTTTTTCCGCATCTGCAGTTATACAGAGCAAATTGCCCTGATAAATTACTTGGAAGAGTTCATTTCAGATCACAAAGAT GTTAAGATTGTTGTCATTGATAGTGTTGCTTTCCACTTCCGTCAAGGTTTTGAAGACCTGGCCCTCAGGACCCGAATACTTGGTGAAATGGCATTAAAGCTTGTGAAGCTTGCAAAAATGTGCAATTTAGCG GTGGTTTTATTGAATCAAGTGACAACTAAGTACATGGAAGGTTCCTTCCAATTATCATTTTCATTGG GTGATAGGTGGTCACGTTGTTGCACTAATCGGATCATTTTGTACTGGAACAGAAATGAACGATATGCATACATTGACAAGTCACCTTACCTTAGACCAGCAGCAGCACCTTATTCTGTGACTGGTAGAGGGATCCGAAATTCTGCTCCGCACTGTAAACGTA CATCATATCATGAAACAAAAGCGGTTCTCATCAACTCAAGTCCagttttgatcattgtttgGACTCATTTCCTGAACTGCAACCTGGCTATCTGGAGTTGTCGGACAGTGGTAGTGGTTGTggtaaagattattttttaa
- the LOC133682089 gene encoding DNA repair protein RAD51 homolog 3 isoform X4, which produces MTRLTTSCADLDDILGGGISCKQVTEIGGVPGIGKTQLGIQLAVNVQMPSYCGGLGGKAIYIDTEGSFMGERAQEIAEACIEDISEYKRFLHKDSQACQGEIQGKDVLQNIYFFRICSYTEQIALINYLEEFISDHKDVKIVVIDSVAFHFRQGFEDLALRTRILGEMALKLVKLAKMCNLAVVLLNQVTTKYMEGSFQLSFSLGDRWSRCCTNRIILYWNRNERYAYIDKSPYLRPAAAPYSVTGRGIRNSAPHCKRTSYHETKAVLINSSPVLIIVWTHFLNCNLAIWSCRTVVVVVVKIIF; this is translated from the exons ATGACACGCCTTACCACATCCTGTGCGGATTTGGATGACATCCTAGGTGGAGGAATAAGTTGCAAACAAGTTACAGAAATCG GTGGAGTACCAGGCATTGGTAAAACACAGCTGGG GATCCAACTTGCTGTCAATGTTCAAATGCCATCTTATTGTGGTGGCCTAGGAGGAAAGGCAATTTATATAG ATACAGAAGGTAGTTTTATGGGAGAGCGTGCTCAAGAAATTGCTGAAGCATGCATAGAGGACATTTCAGAATATAAAAGGTTCttacacaaggattcacaagcCTGCCAAGGTGAAATCCAGGGCAAGGATGTCCTACAAAACATATACTTTTTCCGCATCTGCAGTTATACAGAGCAAATTGCCCTGATAAATTACTTGGAAGAGTTCATTTCAGATCACAAAGAT GTTAAGATTGTTGTCATTGATAGTGTTGCTTTCCACTTCCGTCAAGGTTTTGAAGACCTGGCCCTCAGGACCCGAATACTTGGTGAAATGGCATTAAAGCTTGTGAAGCTTGCAAAAATGTGCAATTTAGCG GTGGTTTTATTGAATCAAGTGACAACTAAGTACATGGAAGGTTCCTTCCAATTATCATTTTCATTGG GTGATAGGTGGTCACGTTGTTGCACTAATCGGATCATTTTGTACTGGAACAGAAATGAACGATATGCATACATTGACAAGTCACCTTACCTTAGACCAGCAGCAGCACCTTATTCTGTGACTGGTAGAGGGATCCGAAATTCTGCTCCGCACTGTAAACGTA CATCATATCATGAAACAAAAGCGGTTCTCATCAACTCAAGTCCagttttgatcattgtttgGACTCATTTCCTGAACTGCAACCTGGCTATCTGGAGTTGTCGGACAGTGGTAGTGGTTGTggtaaagattattttttaa
- the LOC133682089 gene encoding DNA repair protein RAD51 homolog 3 isoform X2, producing the protein MDGLDGSNAILQQEQQQQSLNPKDWIAVDPQNAWDLLHEERSLMTRLTTSCADLDDILGGGISCKQVTEIGGVPGIGKTQLGIQLAVNVQMPSYCGGLGGKAIYIEGSFMGERAQEIAEACIEDISEYKRFLHKDSQACQGEIQGKDVLQNIYFFRICSYTEQIALINYLEEFISDHKDVKIVVIDSVAFHFRQGFEDLALRTRILGEMALKLVKLAKMCNLAVVLLNQVTTKYMEGSFQLSFSLGDRWSRCCTNRIILYWNRNERYAYIDKSPYLRPAAAPYSVTGRGIRNSAPHCKRTSYHETKAVLINSSPVLIIVWTHFLNCNLAIWSCRTVVVVVVKIIF; encoded by the exons ATGGATGGATTGGATGGAAGCAATGCTATTCTAcaacaagaacaacaacaacaaagccTCAATCCCAAAGACTGGATTGCAGTTG ATCCACAAAATGCCTGGGATCTGCTTCATGAAGAGAGGTCTTTGATGACACGCCTTACCACATCCTGTGCGGATTTGGATGACATCCTAGGTGGAGGAATAAGTTGCAAACAAGTTACAGAAATCG GTGGAGTACCAGGCATTGGTAAAACACAGCTGGG GATCCAACTTGCTGTCAATGTTCAAATGCCATCTTATTGTGGTGGCCTAGGAGGAAAGGCAATTTATATAG AAGGTAGTTTTATGGGAGAGCGTGCTCAAGAAATTGCTGAAGCATGCATAGAGGACATTTCAGAATATAAAAGGTTCttacacaaggattcacaagcCTGCCAAGGTGAAATCCAGGGCAAGGATGTCCTACAAAACATATACTTTTTCCGCATCTGCAGTTATACAGAGCAAATTGCCCTGATAAATTACTTGGAAGAGTTCATTTCAGATCACAAAGAT GTTAAGATTGTTGTCATTGATAGTGTTGCTTTCCACTTCCGTCAAGGTTTTGAAGACCTGGCCCTCAGGACCCGAATACTTGGTGAAATGGCATTAAAGCTTGTGAAGCTTGCAAAAATGTGCAATTTAGCG GTGGTTTTATTGAATCAAGTGACAACTAAGTACATGGAAGGTTCCTTCCAATTATCATTTTCATTGG GTGATAGGTGGTCACGTTGTTGCACTAATCGGATCATTTTGTACTGGAACAGAAATGAACGATATGCATACATTGACAAGTCACCTTACCTTAGACCAGCAGCAGCACCTTATTCTGTGACTGGTAGAGGGATCCGAAATTCTGCTCCGCACTGTAAACGTA CATCATATCATGAAACAAAAGCGGTTCTCATCAACTCAAGTCCagttttgatcattgtttgGACTCATTTCCTGAACTGCAACCTGGCTATCTGGAGTTGTCGGACAGTGGTAGTGGTTGTggtaaagattattttttaa
- the LOC133682089 gene encoding DNA repair protein RAD51 homolog 3 isoform X3 — protein MDGLDGSNAILQQEQQQQSLNPKDWIAVDPQNAWDLLHEERSLMTRLTTSCADLDDILGGGISCKQVTEIGGVPGIGKTQLGIQLAVNVQMPSYCGGLGGKAIYIDTEGSFMGERAQEIAEACIEDISEYKRFLHKDSQACQGEIQGKDVLQNIYFFRICSYTEQIALINYLEEFISDHKDVKIVVIDSVAFHFRQGFEDLALRTRILGEMALKLVKLAKMCNLAVVLLNQVTTKYMEGSFQLSFSLGDRWSRCCTNRIILYWNRNERYAYIDKSPYLRPAAAPYSVTGRGIRNSAPHCKRSKLV, from the exons ATGGATGGATTGGATGGAAGCAATGCTATTCTAcaacaagaacaacaacaacaaagccTCAATCCCAAAGACTGGATTGCAGTTG ATCCACAAAATGCCTGGGATCTGCTTCATGAAGAGAGGTCTTTGATGACACGCCTTACCACATCCTGTGCGGATTTGGATGACATCCTAGGTGGAGGAATAAGTTGCAAACAAGTTACAGAAATCG GTGGAGTACCAGGCATTGGTAAAACACAGCTGGG GATCCAACTTGCTGTCAATGTTCAAATGCCATCTTATTGTGGTGGCCTAGGAGGAAAGGCAATTTATATAG ATACAGAAGGTAGTTTTATGGGAGAGCGTGCTCAAGAAATTGCTGAAGCATGCATAGAGGACATTTCAGAATATAAAAGGTTCttacacaaggattcacaagcCTGCCAAGGTGAAATCCAGGGCAAGGATGTCCTACAAAACATATACTTTTTCCGCATCTGCAGTTATACAGAGCAAATTGCCCTGATAAATTACTTGGAAGAGTTCATTTCAGATCACAAAGAT GTTAAGATTGTTGTCATTGATAGTGTTGCTTTCCACTTCCGTCAAGGTTTTGAAGACCTGGCCCTCAGGACCCGAATACTTGGTGAAATGGCATTAAAGCTTGTGAAGCTTGCAAAAATGTGCAATTTAGCG GTGGTTTTATTGAATCAAGTGACAACTAAGTACATGGAAGGTTCCTTCCAATTATCATTTTCATTGG GTGATAGGTGGTCACGTTGTTGCACTAATCGGATCATTTTGTACTGGAACAGAAATGAACGATATGCATACATTGACAAGTCACCTTACCTTAGACCAGCAGCAGCACCTTATTCTGTGACTGGTAGAGGGATCCGAAATTCTGCTCCGCACTGTAAACGTAGTAAGCTGGtttaa
- the LOC133682089 gene encoding DNA repair protein RAD51 homolog 3 isoform X5, with product MDGLDGSNAILQQEQQQQSLNPKDWIAVDPQNAWDLLHEERSLMTRLTTSCADLDDILGGGISCKQVTEIGGVPGIGKTQLGIQLAVNVQMPSYCGGLGGKAIYIDTEGSFMGERAQEIAEACIEDISEYKRFLHKDSQACQGEIQGKDVLQNIYFFRICSYTEQIALINYLEEFISDHKDVKIVVIDSVAFHFRQGFEDLALRTRILGEMALKLVKLAKMCNLAVVLLNQVTTKYMEGSFQLSFSLEMNDMHTLTSHLTLDQQQHLIL from the exons ATGGATGGATTGGATGGAAGCAATGCTATTCTAcaacaagaacaacaacaacaaagccTCAATCCCAAAGACTGGATTGCAGTTG ATCCACAAAATGCCTGGGATCTGCTTCATGAAGAGAGGTCTTTGATGACACGCCTTACCACATCCTGTGCGGATTTGGATGACATCCTAGGTGGAGGAATAAGTTGCAAACAAGTTACAGAAATCG GTGGAGTACCAGGCATTGGTAAAACACAGCTGGG GATCCAACTTGCTGTCAATGTTCAAATGCCATCTTATTGTGGTGGCCTAGGAGGAAAGGCAATTTATATAG ATACAGAAGGTAGTTTTATGGGAGAGCGTGCTCAAGAAATTGCTGAAGCATGCATAGAGGACATTTCAGAATATAAAAGGTTCttacacaaggattcacaagcCTGCCAAGGTGAAATCCAGGGCAAGGATGTCCTACAAAACATATACTTTTTCCGCATCTGCAGTTATACAGAGCAAATTGCCCTGATAAATTACTTGGAAGAGTTCATTTCAGATCACAAAGAT GTTAAGATTGTTGTCATTGATAGTGTTGCTTTCCACTTCCGTCAAGGTTTTGAAGACCTGGCCCTCAGGACCCGAATACTTGGTGAAATGGCATTAAAGCTTGTGAAGCTTGCAAAAATGTGCAATTTAGCG GTGGTTTTATTGAATCAAGTGACAACTAAGTACATGGAAGGTTCCTTCCAATTATCATTTTCATTGG AAATGAACGATATGCATACATTGACAAGTCACCTTACCTTAGACCAGCAGCAGCACCTTATTCTGTGA
- the LOC133681575 gene encoding probable tRNA N6-adenosine threonylcarbamoyltransferase, mitochondrial isoform X2, with amino-acid sequence MSLLLSSVSGSKKMLSSLSSTISRLNLFYPKPSIPYSLSSCLKTLKPQPIIPRWSPLHSLSTHSTSRLSTSLKPQFETLVSKDDLVVLGIETSCDDTAAAVVRGNGEILSQVVSSQADLLAKYGGVAPKMAEEAHSQVIDQVVQEALDKANLTATNLSAVAVTIGPGLSLCLRVGVRKARKLAGSFNLPIIGIHHMEAHALVARLIEHELQFPFMALLISGGHNLLILAHDLGHYIQLGTTIDDAIGEAYDKTAKWLGLDMSRSGGPALEELAREGDAESIKFSTPMKQHKDCNFSYAGLKTQVRLAIESKNINAEIPISSASSQDRRSRADIAASFQRVAVLHLEERCDRAIEWARKIEPSIKHLVVSGGVASNQYVRARLDHVVKKNSLQLVCPPPKLCTDNGVMVAWTGIEHFCMGRFDPPPPADEHEDYMYDLRPRWPLGEEYAEGRSEARSLRTARIHPSLTSIIQASLQQQ; translated from the exons ATGTCTCTGCTATTATCATCCGTGTCTGGTTCTAAAAAAATGCTGTCTTCCCTATCTTCCACAATTTCCCGCCTAAATCTGTTCTACCCGAAACCCTCAATTCCTTACTCTCTGTCATCATGTCTCAAAACCCTTAAACCCCAACCAATAATCCCCAGATGGTCACCTCTCCATTCTCTATCCACTCATTCCACTTCAAGACTTTCAACTTCACTAAAACCCCAATTCGAAACTTTGGTTTCCAAGGATGATCTTGTTGTTCTTGGAATCGAAACTAGCTGTGATGACACCGCAGCTGCTGTT GTGAGGGGCAATGGTGAGATTCTAAGTCAAGTTGTTTCTTCTCAG GCAGATTTGCTTGCAAAATATGGTGGTGTTGCTCCTAAAATGGCAGAAGAAGCACACTCCCAAGTTATTGATCAG GTCGTACAGGAAGCACTTGATAAAGCTAATTTAACAGCAACGAATCTATCTGCAGTTGCTGTTACAATTGGTCCTGGTTTGAGCCTATGTCTTCGCG TTGGTGTACGAAAAGCTCGTAAACTTGCTGGTAGCTTCAATCTACCAATCATTGGCATCCACCATATGGAGGCTCATGCTCTAGTAGCCAG GTTAATCGAACATGAGTTGCAATTTCCTTTCATGGCCCTACTTATTTCAG GAGGACACAATCTACTTATCCTTGCTCATGACCTTGGCCACTACATACAACTTGGAACCACAATTGATGATGCAATTGGTGAGGCATATGACAAGACAGCAAAATGGCTTGGTCTTGACATGAGCAGGAGTGGTGGACCAGCCCTAGAGGAACTTGCTCGAGAGGGTGATGCAGAATCAATAAAATTCTCA ACTCCAATGAAACAGCATAAAGATTGCAACTTCTCGTATGCTGGTTTGAAGACCCAAGTGAGGCTGGCAATTGAATCCAAAAACAT CAATGCTGAAATTCCCATTTCTTCTGCAAGTAGCCAAGATAGAAGGTCCCGAGCTGACATTGCAGCTTCTTTTCAG CGAGTTGCTGTATTGCATTTAGAGGAAAGGTGTGACCGGGCAATTGAATGGGCAAGGAAGATCGAGCCTTCAATAAAGCATTTG GTGGTCTCTGGAGGTGTTGCATCAAATCAGTATGTCAGGGCTCGGCTTGATCATGTTGTGAAGAAGAACAGTCTTCAACTTGTTTGCCCTCCTCCAAAGCTTTGTACTGATAATG GTGTAATGGTAGCTTGGACTGGCATTGAACACTTCTGCATGGGTAGATTTGATCCTCCACCCCCTGCAGATGAACATGAAGATTATATG TATGATCTGCGGCCAAGGTGGCCGCTAGGAGAGGAGTACGCAGAAGGGAGAAGTGAAGCTCGCTCTTTGAGAACAGCTCGAATTCATCCATCACTTACATCTATAATTCAAGCGTCACTCCAACAGCAATGA
- the LOC133681575 gene encoding probable tRNA N6-adenosine threonylcarbamoyltransferase, mitochondrial isoform X1 produces the protein MSLLLSSVSGSKKMLSSLSSTISRLNLFYPKPSIPYSLSSCLKTLKPQPIIPRWSPLHSLSTHSTSRLSTSLKPQFETLVSKDDLVVLGIETSCDDTAAAVVRGNGEILSQVVSSQADLLAKYGGVAPKMAEEAHSQVIDQVVQEALDKANLTATNLSAVAVTIGPGLSLCLRVGVRKARKLAGSFNLPIIGIHHMEAHALVARLIEHELQFPFMALLISGGHNLLILAHDLGHYIQLGTTIDDAIGEAYDKTAKWLGLDMSRSGGPALEELAREGDAESIKFSTPMKQHKDCNFSYAGLKTQVRLAIESKNMYVENTKLLLSLIMCSNAEIPISSASSQDRRSRADIAASFQRVAVLHLEERCDRAIEWARKIEPSIKHLVVSGGVASNQYVRARLDHVVKKNSLQLVCPPPKLCTDNGVMVAWTGIEHFCMGRFDPPPPADEHEDYMYDLRPRWPLGEEYAEGRSEARSLRTARIHPSLTSIIQASLQQQ, from the exons ATGTCTCTGCTATTATCATCCGTGTCTGGTTCTAAAAAAATGCTGTCTTCCCTATCTTCCACAATTTCCCGCCTAAATCTGTTCTACCCGAAACCCTCAATTCCTTACTCTCTGTCATCATGTCTCAAAACCCTTAAACCCCAACCAATAATCCCCAGATGGTCACCTCTCCATTCTCTATCCACTCATTCCACTTCAAGACTTTCAACTTCACTAAAACCCCAATTCGAAACTTTGGTTTCCAAGGATGATCTTGTTGTTCTTGGAATCGAAACTAGCTGTGATGACACCGCAGCTGCTGTT GTGAGGGGCAATGGTGAGATTCTAAGTCAAGTTGTTTCTTCTCAG GCAGATTTGCTTGCAAAATATGGTGGTGTTGCTCCTAAAATGGCAGAAGAAGCACACTCCCAAGTTATTGATCAG GTCGTACAGGAAGCACTTGATAAAGCTAATTTAACAGCAACGAATCTATCTGCAGTTGCTGTTACAATTGGTCCTGGTTTGAGCCTATGTCTTCGCG TTGGTGTACGAAAAGCTCGTAAACTTGCTGGTAGCTTCAATCTACCAATCATTGGCATCCACCATATGGAGGCTCATGCTCTAGTAGCCAG GTTAATCGAACATGAGTTGCAATTTCCTTTCATGGCCCTACTTATTTCAG GAGGACACAATCTACTTATCCTTGCTCATGACCTTGGCCACTACATACAACTTGGAACCACAATTGATGATGCAATTGGTGAGGCATATGACAAGACAGCAAAATGGCTTGGTCTTGACATGAGCAGGAGTGGTGGACCAGCCCTAGAGGAACTTGCTCGAGAGGGTGATGCAGAATCAATAAAATTCTCA ACTCCAATGAAACAGCATAAAGATTGCAACTTCTCGTATGCTGGTTTGAAGACCCAAGTGAGGCTGGCAATTGAATCCAAAAACATGTATGTGGAAAACACCAAACTCCTACTATCTCTG ATTATGTGCAGCAATGCTGAAATTCCCATTTCTTCTGCAAGTAGCCAAGATAGAAGGTCCCGAGCTGACATTGCAGCTTCTTTTCAG CGAGTTGCTGTATTGCATTTAGAGGAAAGGTGTGACCGGGCAATTGAATGGGCAAGGAAGATCGAGCCTTCAATAAAGCATTTG GTGGTCTCTGGAGGTGTTGCATCAAATCAGTATGTCAGGGCTCGGCTTGATCATGTTGTGAAGAAGAACAGTCTTCAACTTGTTTGCCCTCCTCCAAAGCTTTGTACTGATAATG GTGTAATGGTAGCTTGGACTGGCATTGAACACTTCTGCATGGGTAGATTTGATCCTCCACCCCCTGCAGATGAACATGAAGATTATATG TATGATCTGCGGCCAAGGTGGCCGCTAGGAGAGGAGTACGCAGAAGGGAGAAGTGAAGCTCGCTCTTTGAGAACAGCTCGAATTCATCCATCACTTACATCTATAATTCAAGCGTCACTCCAACAGCAATGA
- the LOC133681575 gene encoding probable tRNA N6-adenosine threonylcarbamoyltransferase, mitochondrial isoform X3, which translates to MAEEAHSQVIDQVVQEALDKANLTATNLSAVAVTIGPGLSLCLRVGVRKARKLAGSFNLPIIGIHHMEAHALVARLIEHELQFPFMALLISGGHNLLILAHDLGHYIQLGTTIDDAIGEAYDKTAKWLGLDMSRSGGPALEELAREGDAESIKFSTPMKQHKDCNFSYAGLKTQVRLAIESKNMYVENTKLLLSLIMCSNAEIPISSASSQDRRSRADIAASFQRVAVLHLEERCDRAIEWARKIEPSIKHLVVSGGVASNQYVRARLDHVVKKNSLQLVCPPPKLCTDNGVMVAWTGIEHFCMGRFDPPPPADEHEDYMYDLRPRWPLGEEYAEGRSEARSLRTARIHPSLTSIIQASLQQQ; encoded by the exons ATGGCAGAAGAAGCACACTCCCAAGTTATTGATCAG GTCGTACAGGAAGCACTTGATAAAGCTAATTTAACAGCAACGAATCTATCTGCAGTTGCTGTTACAATTGGTCCTGGTTTGAGCCTATGTCTTCGCG TTGGTGTACGAAAAGCTCGTAAACTTGCTGGTAGCTTCAATCTACCAATCATTGGCATCCACCATATGGAGGCTCATGCTCTAGTAGCCAG GTTAATCGAACATGAGTTGCAATTTCCTTTCATGGCCCTACTTATTTCAG GAGGACACAATCTACTTATCCTTGCTCATGACCTTGGCCACTACATACAACTTGGAACCACAATTGATGATGCAATTGGTGAGGCATATGACAAGACAGCAAAATGGCTTGGTCTTGACATGAGCAGGAGTGGTGGACCAGCCCTAGAGGAACTTGCTCGAGAGGGTGATGCAGAATCAATAAAATTCTCA ACTCCAATGAAACAGCATAAAGATTGCAACTTCTCGTATGCTGGTTTGAAGACCCAAGTGAGGCTGGCAATTGAATCCAAAAACATGTATGTGGAAAACACCAAACTCCTACTATCTCTG ATTATGTGCAGCAATGCTGAAATTCCCATTTCTTCTGCAAGTAGCCAAGATAGAAGGTCCCGAGCTGACATTGCAGCTTCTTTTCAG CGAGTTGCTGTATTGCATTTAGAGGAAAGGTGTGACCGGGCAATTGAATGGGCAAGGAAGATCGAGCCTTCAATAAAGCATTTG GTGGTCTCTGGAGGTGTTGCATCAAATCAGTATGTCAGGGCTCGGCTTGATCATGTTGTGAAGAAGAACAGTCTTCAACTTGTTTGCCCTCCTCCAAAGCTTTGTACTGATAATG GTGTAATGGTAGCTTGGACTGGCATTGAACACTTCTGCATGGGTAGATTTGATCCTCCACCCCCTGCAGATGAACATGAAGATTATATG TATGATCTGCGGCCAAGGTGGCCGCTAGGAGAGGAGTACGCAGAAGGGAGAAGTGAAGCTCGCTCTTTGAGAACAGCTCGAATTCATCCATCACTTACATCTATAATTCAAGCGTCACTCCAACAGCAATGA
- the LOC133681711 gene encoding arginase 1, mitochondrial-like — translation MRGIHYLSKLKAANIPPELLEKGQNRVIDASLTLIRERAKLKGELLRALGGVKASATLLGVPLGHNSSFLQGPAFAPPRIREAIWCGSTNSSTEEGKELNDPRVLTDVGDVPVQEIRDCGVDDDRLMNVISESVKLVMEEDPLHPLVLGGDHSISFPVVRAVSEKLGGPVDILHLDAHPDIYHCFEGNKYSHASSFARIMEGGYARRLLQVGIRSITKEGREQGKRFGVEQYEMQTFSRDRQMLENLKLGEGVKGVYISIDVDCLDPAFAPGVSHIEPGGLSFRDVLNILHNLQADVVAADVVEFNPQRDTVDGMTGMVAAKLLIKFEQVAPRFHHTIFHPLFKGITGGIAEH, via the exons ATGAGAGGAATCCATTACTTGTCAAAGCTGAAAGCTGCAAATATCCCTCCCGAATTGCTAGAAAAAGGCCAAAATCGGGTCATCGATGCTTCTCTCACGCTTATTCGCGAGCGCGCTAAGCTTAag GGAGAACTCTTACGCGCATTAGGAGGCGTTAAAGCATCTGCAACGCTTCTTGGAGTTCCTTTGGGACATAATTCATCGTTTCTTCAAGGACCGGCGTTTGCTCCTCCGCGTATTAGAGAGGCCATTTGGTGTGGCAGCACGAATTCGAGCACCGAAGAAG GTAAAGAATTAAACGATCCGCGGGTGCTAACTGATGTTGGTGATGTTCCGGTTCAAGAAATACGAGATTGTGGTGTGGATGATGATAGACTGATGAATGTTATTAGTGAATCGGTCAAGCTAGTAATGGAAGAG GACCCATTGCACCCGTTAGTCTTAGGTGGTGACCACTCAATATCTTTTCCTGTGGTAAGAGCTGTCTCTGAGAAGCTCGGGGGACCTGTAGATATTCTTCATCTAGATGCCCATCCTGACATCTATCATTGCTTTGAAGGAAATAAGTATTCTCATGCTTCTTCGTTTGCCCGAATCATGGAAGGTGGTTATGCTCGGCGGCTTTTGCAA GTGGGTATCAGATCAATAACAAAAGAAGGGCGTGAGCAAGGCAAACGGTTTGGAGTAGAGCAATATGAAATGCAAACCTTCTCAAGGGATCGGCAGATGTTGGAAAATCTG AAACTAGGGGAGGGTGTAAAAGGTGTGTATATCTCAATTGATGTGGACTGCCTTGATCCTGCCTTTGCTCCTGGTGTATCTCATATTGAGCCTGGTGGCCTTTCTTTCCGTGATGTTCTCAACATTCTCCACAACCTTCAAGCTGATGTTGTTGCAGCAGATGTGGTTGAATTCAATCCGCAACGTGACACTGTTGATGGAATGACTGGAATGGTTGCTGCTAAGCTG CTCATAAAGTTTGAGCAAGTGGCCCCAAGATTCCATCACACAATTTTCCACCCTCTTTTCAAAGGCATCACCGGAGGAATTGCTGAACACTGA